Within the Arthrobacter sp. UKPF54-2 genome, the region TCAGTGACATCTCCTTAGACGCTAGGAAGATTAACCAGCATCTAAGAGATGCCAACAGCGATCCGGATGTTTGCTCGTCGGTGCATGCTCTTGGTGTGGGCTATGTTCTGGACTTTGGGCACAAAGAGGTCCACGGCGCCGATCACGGGTACTACGGACTCGACAATCTTGAAGCCACCGGCGTGGGGAAGCTGATAGACGCCCAGGGCGACGCTAAGTTGTATAAAATTGAGGCTTGCAACTTATTAAGCAATCGCTGATTCGTACAAACCATTGAAGCAAGTCCCCGTGAATAACTTTTAGACGTCCCATACGGTGGTTAGTTATGTCACTTGCAGCAATCGGAATTTCCTGGGACACGTCTTCTACGTAGCGAATTTGTTGATTGTCGACGACGGAATCGAGTACCCAACTGGGCTGATTCTTGGGACAATGGGGACGGTCGTGACTTCAAAGTCATTCTTGAGGGAATAAGCATACTTGTATTCGCCCACCTGTAATTCCCACATACGTTTGCTAGTGGTGGTCTCCTCGAAGTCGCGGTTCATCGTGGACCGGATGATCCCCTCCCGGATGATCGTGGATCTGTTAGCCGGGATGTGGGAGCGCTCGGGTTCCTGCGCCCGGTTCCGCGGCGGCTGATCCGGGTCAACGAGACCGTCATCGGGCGGTGGGATAGCGACGCCGCCGGAGCGGAGGCCTTCGCGGGGGGCCTTGTCACCCGGATCGTACAGGTCAGGGCCCTACGACCCGGAGAGCAAGGGAGTCGTGGAGCGGGCCAAACAGTTCCTTGAGAGCTCCTTCCTGCCGGACGGACCTTCGCGCCGCCGAAGGATTTCGACGCCCAGCTCATGGACTGGCTGCCCGTGGCGAATGCCCGGCTGGTCCGGCGCACAGTAGCGCCCTGCCCGCTCAGGACAATGACCTCCATGCTGCCGTTGCCGCCTGTTCCGCCCGTCAGGGGATTCGCCGCGAAGGTCCAGCTTCCGCGGGACCACTGCGCCCGGAGGGGATCCAACCACTACTCCGTCCACCCGCAGTCGACGTCACCGCGGATCTGGAAACAGTCACGATCAGCCTCGACGGCCGGTGGGTCGGAAGCCACCGAAGGCATGACGGGTCCGGGAAGCAGCAGCCAGCTTCGCCGACCAGGCCCGCGAGGCTGGCTGGACCAGGGGTGCCTGGTAGCGGTACTCTCGCGGGAGGTGCCCCCAGGAAGCCCCCGGAAACGAATTCCGTGCCAGGGCCGCGGGCGTCCCCGCCCACAAGTCGCTGGATGACTTCAACTTTGACCACGAGCCCCGCCTCAATACGCGACTCGCCAGCGCGTTCATTAGCGAAGTGTCCAACATCGTCCTGCTCGGGCCGTCCGGAACTGGCAAACACATCTCGAGACCGGTCTGGGGCTGCGCGTCACCCAGCTGGGCCACCTCGTCCTATTCGCGACCGCCATCGACTGGGCCGCCCACCAGAGCGGTCGTCTGCCCCAAGAGCTGGTCCGGCTCCACCACTACGATCTGATCATCGTCGATGCAGTCGGCTAACACCCGGTCGAACAGGACGCTACGAATATGTTCTTCCAACTCGTCTCATCACGCTGCCAGCACGTATCGTTGATTTTGACCTCGAACCTGCCGTTCGCCCGATGGCGAGATGTGTTCGGAGACCAGATCGTCGCCTCGGCTATGATCGCCGTATCGTCCACCACAGCGAAGTCGTCACACTCGAGGGTTCGCGCCACCGTCGCAAACTCACGCTGACGGACTTCCTGCCTCGACACGACCGGAATTTAGGGCAGAATCACCAAGTCAACGCGGCTCACTTTTCAACCCACGAAACGGCTTAGTTTTCAAGCATCTCTGACACAACCAGTGGACAGAACTGGATCAGTCTCCACGGGACCGCATCTTGGGATCCGAGCATCACACACATCCGGGCCAGCTGGTCCCCCGTCCTCCGGGGACGGGATGATTCGGGCTCTTATGAATCGCAAACGCGAGCACACCATCACCAGCGCCTACAGCATTCTGGGCTTCCCGTTCCCGATGCGTATCCGCACCTCCGGGAACAGGTCGCAGTCCGCCCGGTTCGTAACTGATTCCGTCGGCGGGATCGGCAGGGCCATACTCCGCCCGGATCCTGCTTACTCTTCTCGGAACCAAGGGAAGACCCGTGCCAGCCCACACGTTCGGCGAGCACTGTCGCCGGCATCCGCAGATTCTCCTCGAGCAGGGCCCTGACCGCCGGCTCCACCGCCTCGATCCCGGAATCCAGAGGGGCCCTCGCATACGTCGCCGAAATATCCGCCCCGACCAACTTCGAAACCGAGTTCCGGGAAATGCCCAGCCGTGCCGCTATCGACCTCATCTATTCTCCCTCGGTAAGATGCAACCGCCGGATTAGCTCAATCCTCCACTTTGATCACCCGTCCGATCGTTTGGAACAGGTGGTTCAGCCGTCAACCGGACGGATTTCAGCGGTCGTTGCAACGGTATGTGGTTCCTCCGCGGGTAAAGCTAGTCTACCCAGGTGCTCCATGGGACTCTGCCGACCCAGAACCTCGCGTGGTCGCTGGCCCTGTTCCCATATCAGGGAACGGCGCTGGCGGGGCGGGAGAGGGCGCTTCGATTCAGCCAGCCGATCGCGTAGACTCTCAGCGCCGTGGTTCCCCGCCAGATGCACGAGGACGATGAAGCGCGTGGACCGTTTGTTGGGAAGGGAGCGGTGCCCTCATCGACGCTGCATTATCGAGCCCCGGCCAACGCCCTAGCATCTGGGATTTCCCGCCGACCGTCAACACGACCCCCAAGGGAGCGAGACTAGGGATAAGCAACCATAGTCCAACAGTCGGGGCTCAATGCGCCGGGTTAGATTAGCAGGGTCCTAGACGGGTGCCAAAAGCACGCCGGCCGTGTCTTAAGTGTTAGGGAGGGCATCTATGACCCTCAAATATTCGGCGGCACGCCGCTTCCAATCGAACGAAGCCAAGAGAGCTGGGCTTGGCGGAACAGCGGGGGAGTCTAAAGCCTGCCGGACTTCGTCGATCCAGGCATCAGTATCGTCGGCTTGAGCGAGCCTGACGTCTGCCCCGGCTTCCAGGAGATGGAGTGCCGCGCCCACCGGTGTGCTGACGACGGCGGCTCCGGCCGCCACCGCCTCAAGTAGGGTGGTCTGGAAACCCTCAGACAGCGTCGTTGGGTTCAGGAAGACGCTGCCGCGCAGGAGCTCCGCAATCCGTGCTGGCGGCTGCTGGCCGTGGATCACGAGACGGTCCGCCAGCGGCGAGGCTGCGGCCCTCGCCGCCAGCGTCCCCCTATCCGGTCCGTCACCAACGAAATGCAACTTGATCGCCGGGTGATCGGCGGCGAGCCGCTCCGCTGTTGCCAAGGCAACGTCCCAGCCCTTGCCCTGCACTAGGCGCCCTACGTAGACCAGCTTCTTGCGTCCGGCAGGTGCGTCCTGCGCCTCTGTGCTTTGGTCTGAACAGTGCGAGAACGACTCGGTGTCGATGGCGTTATGGAAAACTTGGCCGTTCACTCCGGCGAGTTCGCGGACGAAGTCTCGCGCTCCCTCTGAGATGCAAAGGACTTTTGTGGCTCTACGGAGCACGAGTCTGCCCATGGTCTTGTCGATTAGGTTGCTGGCGAGGGCCACTAGCGGCGAGACGCCCTTCACTGACGCGGAGCCGTGTTCCGTATGGACGCTCGGAATGCCGAGACGGTGTGCAAGCCTGACGCCGATCAGAGACATTGGGAAGAATCGGGTGTGTGTGGAAATTGCCGTGACGGATTCTCCAACGAGCATTCGACGGATTTTGCGGGTCGTGCCGGGCCAGGGCCAGGCAAGGACGCCGCCGACGGCTGGCGAGCACTGGAATCTGACAATTCTTGGGTTGGAGGACAGATCCGATGGCGTTCCGTTGTTCAGCGCGAAGATGCTGACCCGCACGCCAAGGCTGGCGAGCTGACTAGCGAGTGCGGCCACGTGGAATTCGACGCCGCCGACGTTGGGCAGGTAGTTGTTCACGATGAACGCAATATGGCGGGCGGAGTCCGGAGCCGGACGAACGGGGGCGGTCAAAGTTACAGGCAACTTTCTATCGGGGATGCACATCGCTGTCGTCTGAACTTAGCGACGGCCCGATGCGCCGGGTCTAAGTGCAAACAAGCATACCCTTTGGGCTTGACAGGGGAAGTGGACCGCTTTCGTATGGAATACTAGACTCTTGTGAGTCGCACTTGGTTCGTTATTCCTATGTACAACGAGGCTTCCGTCGTAGGCGGGGTCGTGGAGGATCTTCGGAAGGAGTTTCCCAACGTTGTCTGCGTTGACGACGGTAGCTCAGACGGGTCTCAGGATGTAGCCAAGGCGGCGGGGGCGGTGGTTGTCCAGCACCCAGTCAACCTCGGTCAGGGGGCTGCCTTGCAAACCGGATTCGACTACGCCCTCCAAGACCCCGAACTTGATTGCATAGTGACGTTTGACGCCGATGGCCAACACCGCGTTGAGGATGCCAAGGCAATGGTGGAACGGATCCGCAGCGGTGAGGCCGACATCGTTCTGGGTTCACGTTTCCTGGACAAACGGACGAGACTTTCCCGCGCCAAACGCGTGGTGCTAAAGACCGCCGCCATCCAGTCACGGCTTGCCACTGGCATGGACCTGACCGACGCGCACAACGGACTTCGCGCGGTAAGCCCTTCCGTGGCCAGCCGCATTCATCTAACCCAGAACCGCATGGCCCATGCCTCCGAACTGGTTCACCAATTGGCGAAGATCAAGCCTCGCTATGTGGAGCATCCCGTGGAGATCATCTATACGGATTACTCCAAAGCAAAGGGGCAGTCGCTGCTGAACGCCGTCAATATTGTCTTCGAACTTTTCTTCAAGTAGCAAAGGCCCACTGACATGTTGATCTTCGTGCAGATAGCGCTAGTCCTAGCTGTCATCATCGTCTCCGTGGCGCTGATGCGCGGGGGATCGAACGCCCGACACCTTGCCATCCGCCGGATGATGCTAGTTCTGTTCGCCCTCGTGGCCGTTCTCTCGATCTTCTTTCCGAGCCTGCTCTCGAGCGTCGCGAGCTTCTTCGGCGTAGGCCGTGGAACGGACTTGGTGCTCTACGGCACCATCGTTTCAGTGTTGGTGTTCATGTCCACCACCTACCAGCGGTTTCGCCAAATGGAGATTTCCATGACGAAGCTCGCCCGCCGGATTGCCATCGACGAAGTGCCGAAGCCTGGCATGCACGTCGCCAGCGAATCGCCCACTTGTCCGAGCAACGCCTGAGCATTTCTGGGCCCCAAGTGTACTCAGTCATACTGGGGTGACACTCGGGTCATGAGTATAGTCGCGATTCCCGTGTGGACTAGTTCATTGTTGTAGTGCCGGAGCCTGGAGTTGCGGTTGGCGAAAGAATTGCCGGAGATAACGGGTCCGACCGATTGATGAAGTGCTCCGCGAATTAGCCCGCGGCGTTGGTGAGGAATTCGGGAGCGGTGGAGTCTCCTTCGTCCGGGAGGATTCAGGCTTAGTAGATGCGGATGTGGTCATCGATGGCAACAAGGACATGGTTTAACTGATCCCGGGCCCTTTCGCCGGCTCCGAACGGCCATGGGCATGCCAGCCCCAAGCTTCCGGGATATGTCCAAGCTTGTTCACGTCCAGCTGGACCAGTTCCCCGGGGATTGCACGCTCGTACAGGTTCGCCCTAGTCTGGCCGCTTGTTGCGGATCCCGGTCGGAGGTTCACACTCCGAGAGTCGTGGACCCGTTACATTTATTGGGTGCCCGATCGCCGGGGACATGGTCGCCGGACCAGGTGTGACTTTCCTGCGCTGTCATTGATGATCCGGCGGGTGTTGTCGCCGGGTTCGGAGGCACTTGTTGACCGCTGATAGGGACAAGGCCGGACCAACGGGTTCAGGTCTCTTCGTAATGTGGGTGCCGGCAGCGGGCGTCGTGACTGCGGCCAAATAGTGGTGCAAAGGAGCGCCAGTATGGATCAGGGATTCGATGTTTACTGCGGACGTGATGTCGGCAAGAGCGAACACCACGCCACTGCGCTGGGCCGCGCCGGCGAACGCCTTTTTGATAAGCCGCTGCCACAGGACGAGGCCCGGCTTCGGGAGCTTTTCACGACTTTGCAGCAGCATGGGAACGTGCTGATGGTCGTGGACCAGCCCAACACCATCGGGGCGTTGCCCGTGGCGGTGGCCGGGGATTGCGGCTGCGAGGGCGCTTATCTGCCGGGTCTGGTGATGCGCAAAGCGGCGGATTTGTATCCCGGCAACTCGAAAACCGATGCCCGGGATGCGTTCATCATCGCCGAGACGGCCAGGGCGATGCCTCACACGCTGCGGACCGTTGACCGGGGCAGCGAGGTCCTCTCGGCGCTGAAGGTTGTCTCCGGGTTTGACGCCGATCTGACCCGCGAATGCACCCGGGCGATCAACCGGCTGCGGTCCCTGCTGCTGTAGATCTTCCCGGCTCTGGAACGCGCCTTTCCCGGCACGGTCCTGACCCGGCCGCTGGTCCTGGACTTGCTGATGAAATACGCCGGTCCCACGGGCCTGCGCGCCGCCAGCCGGCCGAACGTGCTGCGCTGGACCCGCAACCACAGCCGGAAGGACCCGGCCAAACTCATCGACGCCATCTCTACCGCGCTCGGAGAACAGACCGTGACCGTCGCGTGAACCGAAGCCGTCGAGCTCGTCATCCCGCGCGTTGCCACCCAGATTCAGGAGCTCAAACACCAGCGCACTATCGTCGCCGCCGAAGTCGAAAAACTTCTCGATGACTTCCCTCTTTCCCGGGTCTTGATGTTCATGCCGGGAGTCGGCATCAAGACCGCAGCGACGATACTCCTTACCATCGGCGACGCGAGCAGTTTCAAAACCGCCGGGCACCTCGCGGCCTACGCCGGCATCGCGCCGGTCACCCGCCGGTCCGGCACCTCCATCCGCGGCGAATTCACTGCCGCTCCGGCAACAAACAACTCAAGAACGCCCTGTTCAGATCAGCCTGGATAGCGTCCTGCCACGACCCGCTCTCCAAGGCCTACTACGACCGGAAACGCGCCCAAGGAAAGAAACACAACGCGGCCGTCATCTGCCTGACCCGGCGCCGCTGCGACGTCATCTTCGCCAGCTCAAGAACGGAACTCTCTACGAGGCAGAGACTCCCCAGGCCGCTTGACCAAAAGTATAGGGACACCCCCGATGCAGGATCCGGGGCGCCGTCCTTAACGTGACGCCGGTGTCGGCTTCGAGCAGCAGCGGACTGAACCGGGAGGACCTCCTGGCCTCGAGGACGGCTTTTTCGGCGTTCCTGCGCCTCGGCTAAGACCCTGGGCGGCATCAGCTGCCCTACAGCCCGGTGGCCCCTCAGCCCGGAAGCTCTTGACGCGCCGATGGGCGATCCTTCGGGATACTCCCAGCTCCGAAGCGACGTGAGTCCGACCCGCCGCCACAAGTTTAACGTTCAGGTGTCCCCGTGGAGCGTCAAACGGGCCTTGACGTGGCACACCATAACTCTCCTAGTGCCAGCCTCACGTATCAAAAAACGTCATGACTCAGTTCCCTAAGGCACCAGTTGTGGGACTCGCTTCCTGTGGCCCACCGCCAAAGCTGCCAAGGAGAGGACGCCTCGGCTCGCCAAAGCCGCGAAGCTGACCCAGAGCGCACCTGGTACCCCGCCTCCCGGGATGAGCAGAAACGCTACTGCGCTGGCCAACGCAACCGCCACGATGCTTGTAGTTAGAGCCTTTACGTAGCTGTTGGCAACGTTGAGCGCCATTGCGGAGAAGAATACGAGCGGAAGCACCACTAGCGATCCGAACAGCGGGATGATCTCGTCCCAGTCGATTCGGTAGGTGGAGCCGAAGATTATCGGCAGCATAACGTATGCGGCGGCACAAACCGCGGCCGACAATGGAACGAACGCGGCGGTCCAAACGATGGCTGTTTTGACTACGGCGACGAAGAATGAGGGAGCATCGGCAAGCAACTTCTTTGCCCTGGGGATCCATGACTGGCTGACGGCGTTCAAGAATATCTCGACGACGACGACGACATAGAGAATGATGGCGAAATAGCCGACTTCAACCTGGGAATAATAGGCGGCTAGGAAGTACTGCGGAATCGAGGACAGCAGCGACAAGAGCCCCCACGAGATACCAGTGGGCAGGCCGGCTTTGACAACGGATACATGGTCTTCCCACCGTGGCCTGGCGCCAGCGTTTGCCGACTTCATTTTGGGGAGCAGGTCATCGGTGGGTCGTTTCATGAGCAGTAAAGTCGTGGCGCCTGAAACTGCGATTAGCGCGGCGATGACATAATAGAGGTTATGGAAAGCGGCCAGTACGGCGATTCCGACCC harbors:
- a CDS encoding glycosyltransferase family 4 protein, with translation MTAPVRPAPDSARHIAFIVNNYLPNVGGVEFHVAALASQLASLGVRVSIFALNNGTPSDLSSNPRIVRFQCSPAVGGVLAWPWPGTTRKIRRMLVGESVTAISTHTRFFPMSLIGVRLAHRLGIPSVHTEHGSASVKGVSPLVALASNLIDKTMGRLVLRRATKVLCISEGARDFVRELAGVNGQVFHNAIDTESFSHCSDQSTEAQDAPAGRKKLVYVGRLVQGKGWDVALATAERLAADHPAIKLHFVGDGPDRGTLAARAAASPLADRLVIHGQQPPARIAELLRGSVFLNPTTLSEGFQTTLLEAVAAGAAVVSTPVGAALHLLEAGADVRLAQADDTDAWIDEVRQALDSPAVPPSPALLASFDWKRRAAEYLRVIDALPNT
- a CDS encoding DUF2304 domain-containing protein yields the protein MLIFVQIALVLAVIIVSVALMRGGSNARHLAIRRMMLVLFALVAVLSIFFPSLLSSVASFFGVGRGTDLVLYGTIVSVLVFMSTTYQRFRQMEISMTKLARRIAIDEVPKPGMHVASESPTCPSNA
- a CDS encoding glycosyltransferase family 2 protein, with protein sequence MYNEASVVGGVVEDLRKEFPNVVCVDDGSSDGSQDVAKAAGAVVVQHPVNLGQGAALQTGFDYALQDPELDCIVTFDADGQHRVEDAKAMVERIRSGEADIVLGSRFLDKRTRLSRAKRVVLKTAAIQSRLATGMDLTDAHNGLRAVSPSVASRIHLTQNRMAHASELVHQLAKIKPRYVEHPVEIIYTDYSKAKGQSLLNAVNIVFELFFK
- a CDS encoding ATP-binding protein codes for the protein MFFQLVSSRCQHVSLILTSNLPFARWRDVFGDQIVASAMIAVSSTTAKSSHSRVRATVANSR
- a CDS encoding lipopolysaccharide biosynthesis protein — its product is MALATRSLGQAGLLIVFARFGSPETLGNYSLALAVTAPIFVFCEFGLRTVYLTHRGNQPFSAYLHVRLATLSLAMILTAAIGSIFLPEMSGILLLVSLLRAADSMGELYSAPLQRHGELPTILRAFSTNAALTIGVGIAVLAAFHNLYYVIAALIAVSGATTLLLMKRPTDDLLPKMKSANAGARPRWEDHVSVVKAGLPTGISWGLLSLLSSIPQYFLAAYYSQVEVGYFAIILYVVVVVEIFLNAVSQSWIPRAKKLLADAPSFFVAVVKTAIVWTAAFVPLSAAVCAAAYVMLPIIFGSTYRIDWDEIIPLFGSLVVLPLVFFSAMALNVANSYVKALTTSIVAVALASAVAFLLIPGGGVPGALWVSFAALASRGVLSLAALAVGHRKRVPQLVP